One Anopheles marshallii chromosome 3, idAnoMarsDA_429_01, whole genome shotgun sequence genomic region harbors:
- the LOC128715858 gene encoding alanine--tRNA ligase, cytoplasmic yields MDTSLTASQIRSIFLNFFKEKEHLYVHSSSVIPLDDPTLLFANAGMNQFKPIFLGTVDPNSDMARWVRTANTQKCIRAGGKHNDLDDVGKDVYHHTFFEMLGNWSFGDYFKKEICTWAWELLTERLKLPKERLYVTYFGGHPESGLEPDLECREIWLKLGVKEEHILPGSMKDNFWEMGETGPCGPCSELHFDRIGGRSVPELVNMDDPDVLEIWNLVFIQYNREQDGSLKLLPKKHIDCGMGFERLVSVIQDKRSNYDTDVFVPLFDAIQKGTGAPAYQGRVGTDDTDGVDMAYRVLADHARTITIALADGGFPDNTGRGYVLRRILRRAVRYATEKLNAKPGFFATLVDTVVLLLGDTFPEVRKDPLHIKHVINEEEQQFLKTLTRGRNLLNRTIAKLGDSKVIPGDVAWRLYDTYGFPIDLTQLMAEEKAMTIDMEGYEKAKHESYIVSQGKEKNKTATIDLDVYAISELQERKVPTTNDSFKYRYKAESVDPLAQYVFESCSGKIVALRHNNAFVQEVQAGQECGVILDRTNFYAESGGQIYDQGYLVKVNDESSEFNVSLVYNRGGYILHIGVVEGTLRVGDEVHCHMDSVRRQLTMKNHSATHALNHSLLKVLGQDTDQRGSLVVPEKLRFDFTNKSAMTIEQVAEAERLTREVVKRNVQVYAKEANLAVAKTIRGLRSVFDEVYPDPVRVISFGVPVEQLEADPTGEAGVINSVEFCGGTHLHQSGHMVDFVITTEEAIAKGIRRIVALTGPEALKALNKTELLEQEVSKLKATIEGDKDGKEAKEHVKKIVELTDDVSQATIPYVKKDELRTVLKAFKKTLDDKERAAKAAVASGVVEKAKELSQAHRDAPFMVQRLEALNNTKALDSALKEVRKVNPEQSALFVSVDEESKKIFCLASVPKSAVEKGLKANEWISHIAPVMGGKGGGKPESAQASGGNFDKADEILELARLFAASKLE; encoded by the coding sequence ATGGATACCTCGCTGACCGCTTCGCAGATTCGGAGCATTTTCCTGAACTTCTTCAAGGAGAAGGAACATCTGTACGTGCACTCGTCGTCGGTAATCCCGCTCGATGATCCGACGCTACTGTTCGCTAATGCGGGTATGAACCAGTTCAAGCCCATCTTTCTCGGCACGGTCGATCCGAACAGCGACATGGCACGGTGGGTTCGGACGGCCAACACGCAGAAGTGTATACGTGCCGGCGGCAAGCACAACGATCTGGACGACGTCGGCAAGGATGTGTATCACCACACGTTCTTCGAGATGTTGGGCAACTGGTCGTTCGGGGACTACTTTAAGAAGGAGATCTGTACCTGGGCATGGGAGTTGCTAACGGAGCGGTTGAAGCTACCAAAAGAGCGGCTGTACGTGACGTACTTTGGTGGACATCCGGAGTCGGGTTTGGAACCGGATTTGGAGTGTCGCGAGATTTGGTTGAAGTTGGGCGTGAAGGAGGAACACATCCTGCCGGGAAGTATGAAGGATAACTTCTGGGAGATGGGTGAGACTGGGCCGTGTGGACCGTGTTCCGAGCTGCACTTTGATCGCATCGGAGGTCGGAGTGTTCCCGAGCTAGTAAACATGGACGATCCGGATGTGTTGGAGATCTGGAATTTGGTGTTCATTCAGTACAACCGCGAGCAGGATGGTTCGTTGAAGTTGTTGCCCAAGAAACACATCGATTGTGGTATGGGTTTCGAGCGGTTGGTGTCGGTAATTCAGGACAAGCGGTCTAACTACGATACGGATGTGTTTGTGCCGCTGTTTGATGCGATCCAGAAGGGAACGGGTGCTCCGGCTTATCAGGGACGCGTGGGAACGGATGATACCGACGGCGTTGATATGGCGTACCGTGTGCTGGCCGATCACGCTCGTACGATCACGATCGCCCTTGCCGATGGTGGGTTCCCGGACAATACGGGTCGTGGGTACGTGTTGCGGCGCATTTTACGCCGTGCGGTACGCTATGCGACGGAAAAACTTAACGCAAAGCCTGGATTTTTTGCGACGCTCGTCGATACGGTTGTGTTGCTGCTTGGTGATACTTTCCCGGAGGTGCGAAAAGATCCGTTGCATATTAAGCACGTGATTAACGAGGAGGAGCAACAGTTCCTGAAGACGCTGACCCGTGGACGCAATCTGCTGAACCGAACGATCGCAAAGCTGGGTGATAGTAAAGTAATACCGGGCGATGTCGCATGGCGGTTGTACGATACGTACGGTTTCCCGATCGATCTAACCCAACTGATGGCGGAGGAGAAGGCGATGACGATCGACATGGAGGGGTATGAAAAGGCAAAGCACGAATCGTACATCGTGTCGCAGGGCaaggaaaagaacaaaacggcCACCATCGATCTGGATGTGTACGCGATTTCGGAGCTGCAGGAGCGTAAGGTACCGACGACGAATGATTCATTCAAGTACCGGTACAAGGCGGAGTCGGTCGATCCGTTGGCGCAGTATGTGTTCGAATCGTGCTCAGGGAAGATTGTGGCATTGCGTCACAATAATGCCTTTGTGCAGGAGGTGCAAGCCGGGCAGGAGTGTGGCGTGATACTGGATCGTACGAACTTTTACGCCGAAAGTGGTGGCCAGATCTACGACCAGGGCTATCTGGTGAAAGTGAACGATGAGAGCAGCGAATTCAATGTGTCGCTCGTGTACAACCGGGGAGGCTACATACTGCACATCGGAGTCGTCGAAGGTACGTTGCGAGTTGGTGACGAGGTCCACTGCCACATGGACAGCGTGAGGCGTCAGTTGACGATGAAGAATCATTCGGCTACGCACGCACTGAACCATTCGTTGCTGAAGGTGCTCGGACAGGATACGGATCAGCGAGGTTCTTTGGTAGTCCCCGAGAAGCTTCGGTTCGATTTCACCAACAAATCGGCGATGACAATCGAACAGGTTGCCGAAGCCGAACGATTGACGCGCGAAGTCGTGAAGCGAAATGTGCAGGTATATGCGAAGGAAGCAAATCTGGCTGTAGCCAAAACGATCCGTGGGCTGAGATCCGTGTTCGATGAGGTTTACCCGGATCCGGTACGTGTGATCTCGTTCGGCGTACCGGTGGAACAGCTGGAAGCCGACCCGACCGGCGAAGCGGGCGTAATCAATTCGGTAGAATTCTGCGGTGGCACTCATCTACATCAATCGGGCCATATGGTGGATTTCGTAATCACAACTGAGGAAGCCATCGCCAAGGGTATTCGACGTATTGTCGCCTTGACCGGACCGGAAGCACTGAAAGCATTGAATAAGACGGAACTCTTAGAGCAGGAGGTCAGCAAACTGAAAGCCACGATCGAGGGCGATAAGGACGGGAAGGAAGCGAAGGAGCACGTGAAGAAAATCGTCGAGCTAACGGACGATGTGTCGCAGGCGACTATACCGTACGTAAAGAAGGACGAACTACGCACGGTACTGAAGGCGTTCAAGAAGACACTCGATGATAAGGAACGTGCTGCGAAGGCCGCTGTTGCTAGTGGCGTTGTCGAGAAAGCGAAGGAACTCTCGCAAGCTCATCGGGATGCTCCGTTCATGGTACAGCGACTGGAAGCCCTCAACAACACGAAAGCGCTCGATTCTGCCTTGAAAGAGGTGCGCAAGGTAAATCCAGAACAGTCAGCACTATTCGTGTCGGTGGACGAAGAGTCGAAAAAGATCTTCTGTTTGGCAAGCGTGCCGAAATCGGCCGTCGAGAAGGGACTGAAGGCGAACGAATGGATCTCGCACATTGCACCGGTGATGGGCGGAAAGGGTGGCGGAAAGCCCGAATCCGCCCAAGCATCTGGCGGTAATTTCGATAAAGCTGATGAGATATTGGAGCTGGCACGCCTTTTCGCTGCTTCGAAGTTGGAGTAA
- the LOC128715131 gene encoding uncharacterized protein LOC128715131, translated as MIDYSAAEEEMDREINSWGYTMNATDYMSGLRNLHSTANFASSGIGMGRGRGAVDISRKRLDEIRLAARINRLEAHNNPMGHLPTTEETLAKDVGPEIVAGLRSIGILSSDDQLNKKTTSRNVPHCREDVRIDRNVPLILNGDVFRAHAHANDGFDGELPPQPKVVFDPSKPLEEQFSTIEEFRTQPEPEIVEEEVKTPKQKKTNAGAKKGKKQKWTKVPLCDFLSPPGHSDRNGGRPPLPVNSMYEGRALYGIEGKRIL; from the coding sequence ATGATAGACTACAGTGCCGCCGAAGAGGAGATGGACCGCGAAATCAATAGCTGGGGGTACACGATGAACGCGACCGATTACATGAGCGGCTTGCGGAACCTGCACTCGACAGCGAACTTTGCCAGCAGTGGTATCGGCATGGGCCGGGGACGTGGAGCTGTCGACATATCACGCAAGAGGCTGGATGAAATCCGACTGGCGGCTAGAATCAATCGACTGGAAGCACACAACAACCCAATGGGACATTTACCGACAACCGAAGAAACGCTCGCCAAAGATGTAGGACCGGAAATTGTGGCGGGTTTGCGTTCGATCGGAATTCTGAGCTCGGACGATcaactgaacaaaaaaacaacttcgcGCAATGTGCCACACTGCCGGGAAGATGTACGCATCGATCGAAATGTGCCCCTGATTTTAAATGGCGACGTATTCCGTGCCCATGCTCATGCCAACGATGGATTTGACGGGGAATTACCACCACAGCCGAAGGTGGTATTTGATCCGTCTAAACCGTTAGAAGAGCAGTTTTCAACGATCGAAGAATTCCGAACCCAGCCAGAACCGGAAATTGTTGAGGAGGAAGTGAAAACAcccaaacagaaaaaaaccaatgctggagcaaaaaaaggaaagaaacaaaaatggacaaaGGTTCCATTATGCGATTTCCTCAGCCCTCCTGGCCATAGTGATAGGAATGGTGGACGCCCACCGTTACCGGTAAATAGTATGTACGAAGGTCGTGCTCTCTATGGTATCGAGGGAAAACGAATACTATAG
- the LOC128712518 gene encoding mitochondrial ribosome-associated GTPase 2, whose translation MWSSVLRTFANRHSQTVLPARRVLLLDTARYSNQRVAVPLRSKKPTSSKPTTQYFVDSRHVRTVGGSGGDGCVSFLRLWCNENAGPDGGDGGNGGHVVLQASQDVKDLNHITSLLRADDGERGATKDCHGKNANHTVVKVPVGTIVRNPQGKVVGDLDNEGMMFVAARGGAGGKGNHFFKSDIEQAPQVAEFGATGEDTAYTLELRSMAHIGFIGLPNAGKSTLLRAISRARPKVAAYPFTTLKPHLGMVQYDDYEQIAVADLPGLIEGSHKNKGLGIQFLKHAERCNALLFVVDASADEPWIHYHTLMHELSMFSEELISRPRFIIANKIDLPGADRNVKMLAHHVDVPVIPISAKMGTNISEMLHEIRVIYESNREEKQPTESSSEKS comes from the exons atgtGGAGTTCTGTTTTACGCACCTTTGCTAATCGCCACAGCCAAACCGTGCTACCAGCTAGGCGTGTACTGCTGTTAGACACTGCACGGTATTCAAATCAACGTGTAGCTGTTCCATTACGAAGCAAGAAGCCCACATCCAGCAAACCAACG ACACAATACTTCGTAGATAGCCGACATGTACGTACCGTtggtggcagtggtggtgATGGATGTGTTTCCTTTCTACGTCTCTGGTGTAATGAAAATGCCGGTCCagatggtggcgatggtggtaACGGTGGGCACGTAGTGCTGCAGGCATCGCAGGACgttaaagatttaaatcacATTACCTCACTGCTCCGTGCGGACGACGGTGAACGAGGTGCCACTAAAGATTGTCACGGCAAAAACGCCAATCACACGGTGGTGAAAGTTCCAGTTGGAACGATCGTTAGAAATCCCCAAGGAAAGGTTGTTGGTGATCTGGACAACGAAGGCATGATGTTTGTGGCGGCTcgtggtggtgccggtggaAAGGGAAACCATTTCTTCAAAAGTGATATCGAGCAAGCTCCACAGGTGGCAGAATTCGGTGCCACCGGAGAAGACACCGCGTACACGTTGGAACTTCGCAGTATGGCACATATCGGATTCATCGGATTACCAAACGCGGGAAAGAGTACACTGCTGCGTGCAATTAGTCGAGCACGTCCGAAAGTAGCCGCCTATCCATTTACCACCCTGAAACCCCACCTAGGTATGGTACAGTACGACGATTACGAGCAGATTGCAGTCGCGGATCTTCCCGGGTTGATTGAGGGTTCGCACAAAAACAAAGGTCTTGGCATACAGTTTCTTAAGCACGCTGAGCGTTGTAATGCGCTGCTGTTTGTGGTGGATGCATCCGCCGATGAACCGTGGATTCACTATCACACACTTATGCACGAGCTGAGTATGTTCAGCGAGGAACTGATTTCACGACCAAGGTTCATAATAGCGAACAAAATTGATCTTCCCGGCGCGGATCGGAATGTGAAAATGCTAGCCCATCACGTGGATGTACCGGTCATTCCAATCAGTGCCAAAATGGGTACCAATATTTCAGAGATGCTTCATGAAATACGAGTTATTTATGAATCGAATCGCGAAGAGAAGCAACCCACTGAATCTTCATCTGAAAAGAGTTAG
- the LOC128711269 gene encoding uncharacterized protein LOC128711269 yields MTEMERKVAIIVGYQLRLLLLAVTFATAIQIDNRLVQPQHDCFERIALGAMLPFEKTFRNSDTNSLKICETLCLNDKECQTFAFGISGRGNGTCQLSANTIDATKSRPVGTIFDPDFDLYARKYNCFLDGPTNPPPKPGGLGSFPSGELQPGGGPQRQPPPQPLPSAPQPPSGGAFPPPSIIDRPGPPIFGPPVSSAGIEAPTTANGGFVDTSRPTSEYGTTAPGTTYGQTNGETLPETTAPAEEFYSTKDHSNPTGGSPYIPTSTAAGPQYNLATGERLPPTQTGATMPDREAPTKYPPDYRPTYGGTGPAKPGNYPYQFPMLYETHYPLPNDKNGFPEIYAQNVPTLDNNYLRPEYGGTSFSRPSTSSGSTLSAGPAGSGYGGIQRPSSNGGSSYNGGSNNPGPQRPSGYGGDSNPQHRPSSPGSSGYGGQPVRPSAQGPSTGPSGYGIVRPAPAPPIQSGPSNGAGYNVHEDKLDLHPPTITKRPCYRRVLAGKRVAPHWVRRTLICERVEDCQRECGDERRFSCEGFNYRLDPTGRGQGDCELIDQPLSQIDLYSSPHQRDSNLIRDPDYDYYERDRSATANCRPSCKDCIAKPFRPALEFVRPTTYRPHHPESYKPYPSEQHPYEEDHRYKPVITAIDKYRPPMYSNRPEFERYSPSSSYYPPPPPPVPLDSYRPALSYKPQYGSEIDRYGTLDHSFFKPYETRPEYPRPLHHEDIRPAHRPRHPYEDRDPPPAPPAPPASHVSTVQQYGSKPNTFIPYLIGQNIHKNGGIYGGSYGPSFNVDSYKSISDYWGLRNEIKRYDSPSFNYFELRNDHHFDDNNVWSYGGSKYGYEEDHHVHPYVEHRPGFGQQWIRRPSHEECSVKSSEGFRLHKGVVKYALNTPTVIECERMCYSETRFRCHTFSYRYSAVSRENCLLCDRPFNLLDFYADLEPDRDYDIYSMSDDAKTCHPELNHPRRDYNAQCFIRVIDSARFFKSIVRDSLTVRSIGECELECIKASKFTCRAFTYSFGPNAINAVIDNCQLSDWPVRDMDKDRHLVPDESFDVFERASYGQGCEIQPIIDDKHNKKFCYLGYGSPAKLLSSAIKKVTSVNTELDCKNECVRLREATHFKCLSFSFSSQASTYNCEMSDLDQSELKLGVHYAHTNDRDFWLFAWNPFDYTCRDKITTISGGTRMNHDRRIDVLREPGDGSWRQYTVSGKPCRYGTKCERNKITGFYSCEIEGGEIGSWDYCCKAEHPCGYSRGFDYPWCFVGDAPDQWRKCSDKYFPKKQHDSGYQNKNKKGEIYQPPPKPGGLRHLDGVTAPAELWPVTYLYEKGPPNATEISNNVIDCKKDKC; encoded by the exons ATTGTTTCGAGCGGATAGCGCTCGGTGCGATGCTGCCGTTCGAGAAAACGTTCCGGAACTCGGACACCAACTCGCTGAAGATCTGCGAAACGCTCTGCCTCAACGACAAGGAATGCCAAACGTTTGCCTTTGG AATTTCCGGTCGAGGCAATGGTACGTGCCAGCTGTCGGCGAACACAATTGACGCAACTAAATCGCGCCCGGTCGGAACCATCTTCGATCCGGACTTTGATCTGTACGCACGCAAATACAACTGTTTTTTAGATGGGCCCACAAACCCACCACCCAAACCGGGAG GCCTGGGTAGCTTCCCCTCTGGTGAACTACAACCAGGTGGAGGTCCACAACGACAACCACCTCCACAACCACTACCATCCGCTCCACAACCACCCAGTGGCGGTGCTTTTCCTCCTCCGAGCATAATTGATCGCCCCGGTCCACCAATTTTTGGACCTCCTGTATCATCTGCGGGTATCGAGGCACCAACCACCGCAAATGGGGGATTCGTGGACACGTCAAGACCAACCAGCGAATACGGTACTACAGCCCCAGGAACGACTTATGGTCAAACTAACGGTGAAACACTGCCGGAAACGACGGCTCCAGCCGAAGAGTTCTATAGTACGAAGGATCACTCCAATCCGACCGGTGGCAGTCCATACATTCCGACAAGTACAGCCGCTGGACCACAGTATAATCTAGCCACGGGCGAACGATTGCCTCCGACTCAAACCGGTGCAACGATGCCCGATCGCGAAGCACCCACAAAATACCCACCCGACTATCGGCCCACGTACGGTGGTACTGGTCCCGCGAAACCTGGCAACTATCCGTACCAGTTTCCAATGTTGTACGAAACGCACTATCCCTTGCCGAACGATAAGAATGGATTTCCGGAGATTTACGCACAAAATGTACCGACACTGGATAACAATTACCTAAGGCCCGAGTACGGTGGCACAAGCTTTAGTAGACCGTCTACATCTTCTGGAAGCACACTATCAGCAGGACCTGCCGGGTCAGGATATGGAGGTATTCAACGGCCTAGCTCGAATGGTGGCAGCAGTTATAATGGTGGTTCCAACAATCCGGGACCTCAACGTCCAAGTGGTTACGGTGGCGATAGTAACCCACAACATCGACCTTCATCACCAGGATCAAGCGGTTATGGTGGACAACCTGTACGTCCATCCGCACAAGGACCTAGTACCGGTCCCTCTGGATATGGGATCGTTCGACCAGCGCCTGCTCCACCAATCCAGTCGGGACCTTCGAACGGAGCAGGATACAACGTGCACGAAGATAAACTCGATCTACACCCACCGACCATCACCAAACGCC CTTGCTATCGCCGTGTGCTGGCTGGAAAGCGTGTCGCTCCACACTGGGTAAGAAGAACACTCATCTGCGAACGTGTGGAGGACTGTCAGCGAGAATGTGGCGATGAGAGGCGTTTCTCATGCGAAGGATTCAACTATCG ATTGGATCCTACCGGGCGTGGACAGGGTGATTGTGAGCTGATCGATCAGCCGCTGTCTCAGATCGATCTGTACTCCAGCCCACATCAGCGAGATTCAAACTTAATCCGTGATCCAGACTATGATTATTATGAGCGCGATCGCAGCGCAACTGCGAACTGTCGGCCAAGTTGTAAGGACTGCATAGCCAAACCCTTCCGACCAGCGTTGGAATTTGTGCGACCGACCACGTACCGTCCACATCATCCAGAGAGCTATAAGCCATATCCTTCGGAGCAACATCCTTACGAAGAGGATCACCGTTACAAACCGGTCATCACGGCCATCGATAAGTACCGACCACCGATGTACTCCAACCGACCAGAATTCGAACGCTACAGTCCCTCTTCGAGCTATTatcctccaccaccgccaccagtACCGTTGGATTCGTATCGTCCTGCGCTATCTTACAAACCACAGTATGGTAGCGAGATCGATCGTTACGGCACGCTAGATCATAGCTTCTTCAAGCCGTATGAAACCCGTCCTGAATATCCGAGACCACTCCACCACGAAGATATCCGGCCAGCTCATCGTCCACGACATCCATACGAGGATCGAGATCCACCGCCGGCGCCTCCAGCTCCACCAGCTTCGCACGTTTCCACGGTCCAACAGTACGGTAGCAAACCAAACACCTTCATACCGTACCTGATCGGGCAAAACATTCATAAGAATGGTGGCATTTACGGTGGCTCGTACGGACCTTCGTTCAACGTCGATTCGtacaaatcgatttcggactATTGGGGCCTACGGAACGAGATCAAACGTTACGACAGTCCTTCGTTTAACTACTTTGAGCTGCGAAACGATCATCACTTTGATGATAACAATGTTTGGAGTTACGGTGGCAGTAAGTACGGTTATGAGGAGGACCACCATGTACATCCGTACGTGGAACATCGGCCCGGTTTCGGTCAGCAGTGGATCCGGCGACCGAGCCACGAAGAGTGCTCTGTTAAATCGAGCGAAGGTTTCCGTCTGCACAAAGGCGTGGTGAAGTACGCACTGAACACACCGACGGTGATCGAGTGCGAACGAATGTGCTACTCGGAGACACGGTTCCGGTGTCACACATTCAGCTACCGCTACTCGGCTGTATCCCGCGAGAACTGTCTGCTCTGTGACCGGCCGTTCAATTTGCTGGACTTTTACGCCGATCTGGAACCGGACCGTGATTACGACATCTACTCGATGAGCGATGATGCCAAGACCTGCCATCCGGAGCTCAACCATCCCAGGAGAGACTATAACGCGC AGTGCTTCATACGTGTGATTGATTCGGCACGATTCTTCAAATCGATCGTACGCGACTCACTCACCGTTCGATCCATCGGCGAGTGCGAGCTGGAGTGTATTAAGGCGTCCAAGTTCACCTGCCGTGCGTTTACGTACAGCTTTGGACCGAACGCGATCAATGCGGTGATCGACAACTGTCAGCTTTCGGATTGGCCCGTGCGCGACATGGACAAGGATCGGCATCTGGTGCCGGATGAAAGCTTCGATGTGTTTGAACGCGCCAGCTATGGGCAGGGTTGTGAGATACAGCCCATCATCGACGATAAGCACAATAAGAAGT TCTGCTATCTGGGCTATGGATCACCGGCAAAGCTACTTTCCTCAGCGATCAAGAAGGTTACCTCGGTGAACACGGAGCTGGATTGCAAAAATGAGTGCGTACGCTTGCGCGAGGCTACCCATTTCAAGTGTCTTTCATTTAGTTTCAG CTCGCAAGCGTCAACATACAATTGTGAGATGTCGGATCTGGACCAGAGCGAACTGAAGCTGGGCGTGCACTATGCGCACACGAACGATCGCGACTTTTGGTTGTTCGCCTGGAACCCGTTCGACTATACGTGCCGCGATAAGATTACGACCATTAGCGGTGGTACCCGAATGAATCATGATCGCCGAATTGACGTCCTTCGTGAACCGG GTGATGGAAGTTGGCGTCAGTATACCGTCTCGGGAAAACCCTGCCGCTACGGTACCAAATGCGAGCGAAACAAGATCACAGGATTTTACTCCTGCGAGATAGAGGGTGGTGAGATTGGTTCATGGGATTATTGCTGTAAGGCCGAACACCCTTGCGGCTACTCGCGAGGGTTCGACTATCCATG GTGCTTCGTGGGTGATGCCCCAGATCAGTGGCGCAAGTGCAGCGATAAGTACTTCCCCAAGAAACAGCACGATTCGGGTTATCAAAACAAGAATAAAAAGGGTGAAATCTATCAGCCACCACCGAAGCCGGGAGGATTGAGACATTTGGACGGTGTAACCGCACCGGCCGAACTGTGGCCCGTCACCTACCTGTACGAGAAGGGTCCGCCGAACGCGACCGAGATCAGCAACAATGTGATCGACTGCAAGAAGGACAAGTGTTAA
- the LOC128712338 gene encoding WD repeat-containing protein 82 — MKLIDSVVRSFKVAKVFRENTDKINAIDFSANGEMLISCSEDDQIVLYDCEKGTQIRTVNSKKYGVDLIHFTHANNTAIHSSTKVDDTIRYLSLHDNKYLRYFPGHTKKVISLNISPVEDTFLSGSLDKTLRLWDLRSPNCQGVMQLNGRPVAAYDPEGLIFAAGVNSESIKLYDLRSFDKGPFVTFKLNQEKECDWTGLKFSRDGKTILISTNGSIIRLIDAFHGTPLQTFTGHLNNKGIPIEASFSPDSQFIFSGSTDGRVHVWNADTGYKICVLNGDHPGPVQCVQFNPKFMMLASACTNMAFWLPTGEE; from the exons ATGAAGCTCATCGACTCGGTCGTGAGGAGCTTCAAAGTGGCGAAGGTATTCCGCGAGAACACGGACAAAATCAATGCGATCGACTTTTCTGCCAATGGCGAAATGTTGATATCGTGCAGCGAGGACGACCAAATCGTGCTGTACGATTGCGAGAAGGGTACCCAGATACGGACGGTGAACTCGAAAAAGTACGGCGTCGATCTGATACACTTTACACACGCCAACAACACGGCAATACACAGCTCGACCAAGGTGGACGATACGATCCGGTACCTGAGTTTGCATGACAACAAATACCTCCGGTACTTTCCTGGCCACACGAAGAAAGTGATCTCGCTGAATATTTCTCCTGTGGAGGATACGTTTCTGTCTGGTTCGCTTGACAAGACGCTCAGGTTGTGGGATCTCCGTTCGCCCAACTGTCAGGGCGTGATGCAGCTGAACGGCCGTCCGGTGGCGGCTTACGATCCGGAAGGGTTAATTTTTGCCGCAGGCGTTAATTCGGAAAGTATAAAGCTGTACGATTTACGCTCGTTCGACAAGGGACCGTTTGTGACGTTTAAACTGAACCAGGAGAAAGAATGTGACTGGACGGGGTTAAAGTTTTCACGTGACGGGAAAACGATTCTCATCAGTACGAATGGTTCCATTATCCGGTTAATTGATGCCTTCCATGGAACACCGCTGCAAACGTTCACAG GGCATCTCAACAATAAGGGTATTCCTATCGAAGCCTCCTTCAGTCCGGACTCGCAATTTATATTCTCCGGCAGCACGGACGGACGCGTGCACGTGTGGAACGCAGACACCGGGTACAAAATATGCGTCCTAAACGGTGACCATCCCGGCCCAGTGCAGTGTGTACAGTTCAATCCGAAGTTTATGATGCTTGCGTCCGCCTGCACCAATATGGCATTCTGGTTGCCAACTGGAGAGGAATAA